Within Lolium rigidum isolate FL_2022 chromosome 5, APGP_CSIRO_Lrig_0.1, whole genome shotgun sequence, the genomic segment CTAGTCCTCCGTTTCATAATTTTtatcatggttttagtttaaatttagactACAATCATGATATGAAATGTGAAACGGGGtagcttagagcatccccactcgttggcgctccccacgcccaaatccggacgaaacaaccgccggattggacgaaaataagtcgtggggagtaccgtctttccagtcgtccacccggagttcggcggatagagtttaaattcaaacaaaccgccgtcccgcgctacaagtacggccggttgatcggcaaaaggagcaaaaggatcggccacggatcggcgatcggagggaaattacacggagacgagGCTCGTCGgcggtcccggccggcacggcggtgtccgagcgGACCGGTTTCCTCACACGTCGTGGCCGAAGCGGGCTGCGGCGGCCGACGAtgaagcggcggcggtggacgtcgaAGCGGCCCGCGGTcggcgaggtagatggtgaggcgagacgaggtaggagccggcggagacgacgaaggactgtccggagtggctcggaggatgtcggctGCGGTGGCcacggtaccaattcctcgtctcctcgtccatcggttccatgtcgccgccgcccacgaggaacgccaagtccgtgttcctcttcttcgccgccgccgtcgtcttcgacgaggcgatccggacgccttggttggcgagcatctcccgccacctgccgtcgaacttgtcgttcctcccgtcggcgtgcgtccTCAAGTCGGCccggcacttgtcgatcgacgcccgcatctcgtcggcgggattgcccgtcttttgagctctttgagcttcttccggccgagttcgggcgcccttccgccgcgcttgccgccggagcgtcggggttgtacttgctcggtcttgctcttcgagagggtcgtgcggacttccttccacttctcgcacttctcgaggcgggcgtagacgttgaggaacttgaactgcaggccggtgtcgtccgtgtacatgtccaaagctcggcgcagctggggaaaaaaagACTACGCggttttccagtcgccgactacgcgggtccacacgacgtttcgcgccaaaatctttcgtccggagtccccgagcgcgccccggggggccggggatggcgtgggctcgccggatggatgaagggccaaatccggacgaaagcgaggaaccgggggcgcgactgggccgaatttcgccgtccggatggaaaaaacgtcgctcgggggcctcgtcggggcgacgagtggagatgctcttagtaagaTCTGtctggtggaggaagaaatgggctATTATCCTCAAACCATGGACTATGATTCACTCTTGAAATTCAAGTACACCACCGTCTAAAATAACAAACACATTTGATATTTGCATGGAGAAACATATTTGCTTTCGTGCGAGCCTTTGTATAGCATATCTACCAATTTTTTTATAAGTAGTTATACCAAAGTTTTGTATGAATATATCGCTTGTCGCGAAACTTGATGAACACACAGAGAGATATATACATGcagtatttttttttcaaatttttgttGTCACTTTGAAATATGTCTTCGTGTGAGCCTTTGCTGCTCGTAGGCCACGCAGAAGCCTCCCTTCATTATTCCGGACCAGCAAACACGGAGTACTTCCGTTCTTGTCATGCTCGATGAAGCAAGTATTGATCTTGAGCACTTGTTCAGGGGAGGAGACCAACAAGTAGTTTtcgcttgtatttgaccaaagttgCAAAATTTGACTTTGACTGATTCCACAAGGCGAAGTAATTATGAACGCTCACCTGATCGAAGTTGCAAAACAGCGTAGAGGCTGTCAATGTAATCTTTTTCAAACAAGAGATATGCCTTTTTCTGGGTTATATGCCACACACCTCCTCTTCTCCAAATCGGCCCCCCTCAATCCCAGAAGAAAATAGGAGTTCCGACCCCTCGATCCCGAGTCTCCACAAACCGTCCGTCATCGTCTTCCCCTCACCTGTCCTCTCCTCTCCAacgccggcggtcgccgcccgccCGCGCGCTCCGCCCTCCTGGTTTCAGTTAACCACTGACGCTGACCTGACAAAACCTCCCCGTTAGCAGTTGCCACCATATAAAAACGTGCTCAAAGGGGAAGCCTCCACCCAAAAGACGCGGCCTTTTCCTGCCTCCTTCCTCCCCGCAGCCCGGTCACCGGCCCGGCGACTCCTTCATCATCCTCCACCTCCGACCTCCTCTCCGAACCACTTTCCAGAAGCCTCCCCCAACCAACTCCCGGCCGAGGATGTGCGGGATCTTTGCCTACCTCAACTACAATGTCTCGCGGGAGCGCCGCTACATCCTCGAGGTGCTCCTCAACGGCCTCCGCCGCCTCGAGTACCGCGGCTACGACTCCTCCGGGATAGCCGTCGACGCCGACCTCctgtcctccgccgccgcgccctacGCCGGGGCCGCCCCGCTCGTGTACCGCCAGGAGGGCAAGATCGAGAACCTCGTGCGATCCGTCTACTCCGGTGAGTGCATGTTTGATTATTTATGCTCTGCTTGGGCCTTGAGCTAGGTGGTTCGTCGATCGGGGTCGGCAATTTATAGGCTAATTCACGCGGTAAATTTTGACCGGGGTTCAGATCGCATTCTGGATTCCGCTGTACTGAATTTTGGGTTTGGTGGTCATTGGGAAGGCaattctgctgctgctgctgcagctgTCGCTTCGCATTGTCAGATTGGGATCTCATAACGCCCAAAATTCTGGATCTtccaagaaaaattacaattctTCCCGTTAGGATCCAGTATAACTTGTTTCAGATTTATGCCATCAGTCAACTGTTTATGCAATTTTGCGCATAGTCCCTCCTGTTATCGGGATTTCCTGTCGATTTTTCTGTATGCAAGTTCCTCGTGAGAATTCTGCTACTTCACTTGGTGTACGCGGCTACTAAATTAAACCACAGAAGCTAAGACTTGCTCCATTTTTTGTTCTTTCCAGAGGTTGATGAGAATGAGGTGAACTTGGATGCCGCATTCAATGTGCATGCTGGAATTGCACACACCAGGTGGGCTACACACGGTGTTCCCGCCCCGAGGAACAGTCACCCGCAGTCTTCTGGCGCCGGTGATGAGTTCTTGGTCGTGCACAATGGCATCATCACGAACTATGAGGTTTGCTTAAAAAGATCTCGTGATCTTGTATATAGTTGTTGTAGTATTTGATTCTAGTTACCTTTACAGTTGATGCACATGCACCATGCATTATTGAAACTAGGAAGATGTTGTGCTAGTGGACTATAATTAGTTTCCTGTTATCAGACCTCCACATGGGTTGTCTCCTTATCTCTTACTGTATACTAGTCTTAAACAGTAGAaggatttccaaaaaaaaaactgagaATCTCAATTGATTATGTAGAAAGTTGCAGGGTTGCTTACACCATATTGCAATTAAGAAAGTTTCGTTTCAAAGACGATCATTTGTTTATGACACGTGTCTGACACGGTACTATCTGAAACTTGCATGCATGAGCACAATCATGTTTAACCTCCTGATGCCAATCTTGAATTAATAATGCACGAATAACCTGATGCACTGTAAAATTTCTGGTATAACTTGTCTCTCTGATGTATGTATTCAGGTTCTGAAAGAGACGCTAATTCGGCATGGGTTTACCTTTGAGTCTGACACTGACACAGAAGTCATCCCAAAGCTAGCAAAATTTGTTTTTGATAAGGCTCATGATGAAGAAGGTATATGCATGTTTTTAGGACGTGTTATGTTATTCATTGCAAAAGAACAATTGAGATACTGTTTTCTTAGTTTCGTATGTTTTTCttatgctgtgtttggttgcaatgaattgagctctgaattgaattggcaatggaaaaccaaatcaaccaattcaatGGAATACCACAAAGAGTGTTTGGATGCGCGTTGTATTCAGCTACATAATTCAGATTTCAATGGAATACCAAATCCTGTTTGGATGTCACATGTGTGGAATTGAGAGTATTTTTTACTTTGAACAATATAACATATGTTAATGAAAATAGCACAAATAGCAGAAAGTGGACaattatgcttacaaatagtagaaAGTGGGTACATTATGTCTTACAAATAGTAGAAAGTGGATACATTAtgtctcacaaatagcacaaagtggatacattatgtctcacaaatagcacaaagtaCATACATTATGTCTCACAAATCATCAAGGCAAGGTCATGAGCCAAAAATTAGTATGTTACAAACCTCCACATATCTAGCCCACACTTCATCACTGTCAACACTCACCATGTTATTATCCCAATCCCATCCAAAGAATCAAGTCTGAACCATCTACCACAGAATGGGCAAAAGCCAGTTTCGCTACAAATTACTTCGACATTGCAAAAAAAGGGGGCAAACATCCGTTCCCTACAGACTATTTCGCCATTACAGCACAGGACCTCAGCTCGTCAGCTCAGGACCTCGTCCGCCGGCCGTCCGCTCGTTCGCCGGCCGCATAGGACCTCGTCCGCCGGCCGTCCGCTCGTCCACCGGCCGCACAGGACCTCGTCCGCCGGCCGTCCGCTCGTCCGCCGGCCGCACAGCACCTCGTCCGCCGGCCGTCCGCCGCTCGTCCGGCCGTCCGCCGCTCGCCGGCCGGCCGCCTCTCGTCCGGCCGTCCGCCGCTCGTCCCGCGGCCGTCGCTCGTCTAGGGTTCAGGTCGTGCTCGGGAGGAGGAGTGCGGAGCCGGACTGGGgctggaggggaggaggagggaagaggagggcggaggagggccGCCGGAGTGGggccggaggggaggaggagggcggaggtgggcggccgtaCCTGCAGGCGACGACGACGGAGGAGGGCGGAGGTGGTCGCGCTCGGTTCGGGAGAGGAGAGCGAGCGACGGCTCGATTCCGAGCGAATACGGAGCTCAGGACCTCCGAATTGGGCTACGGGTTATGTTGCCTCGCGCGGGCCTCTCCTTAGAATTGGGCAACAATTCCATAGTCCAATacatagcacatccaaacagCAGAATTGGGCCCTCAATTCTAGATTTTCCAATTCAGAGCccaattcattgcaaccaaacacagcattaGAGAATTATAGTATTGCTGAAGCAATATTTGCCACATAGAAACCAAATGAGGCCAAAAGCTATGCATCTGTTACATTTTCTCAACACTTCCTATTGGTCACCTAGAAACATTCTAGGCCATACATTACCCTAAACTTGGCAGGTTAATTCCTTGAGCTCGAGAGATCTGATCATCAAATTACGAATTAAATAGTTACTGAATTACTGTCTGGAGTGTGAACATGTGGGTATTAGTTCTAAGTTAAGCGACTTCTTACAATTTATCTGTTCTCGCAGGTGATGTGACATTTATCGAAGTTGTTAATGAAGTCATGAGGCAGCTTGAAGGAGCCTACGCCCTTATATTTAAAAGTCCACACTACCCCAACGAATTGATTGCATGCAAACGAGGCAGCACACTGATACTTGGTGTCAATGTAAGCAACAATACCCCTGTATCTTTTTTTTTGCTATTTCGTTTGTGTCAAGGAAGTTAATCTAATATTCTGTTCATACACTAGCTATTTATGGTATGTCTGCAAGTTTTCAAGCCTTTCAATAAGCATATTATTATTGACCCTAACATATAAAGTTAAACATATTATATCTAATCGTCTCTGCATGTCTGCCGCCACTTATTTCCAAAATTATGTAACTGAAAAAATGCAAACAGAAAACATAAAGGTTTGAAGAATGATATTAGTTCTGCTTTTGCATACATAAGACCTGTATGCGTTTTTTTTTGCCTTGTATGGTTTTGTCGTGAATGAGAATCTGTCACGAGGTCTGCGCTCCAATATTCGATATATAGTAACTCTATGGTTAGCTGGTTTTGTTCCACATTATTCCTTCACAATGAAACATTTATGTTTGAATGTTTGTAGAGAAGTTTGTCTATTTTATGGCAAGGATAGTTCAGTAATGATTTACCCTTTCTCCTACCATTTTGGTATTGCTATGCCTTCCACTTCCGGTTACTGTAACAATATAGATCTTATAGTGCCACTTCTGTTGAGTTGAATTTGATGGTGTACCAATCGTAACTATTCTCTCTGTATTTTCAGGAATTGAGTGGTCAAAAGATTGGGAAATCATTCCACGATGTCAAAGCACTGACAGCAAATGGAAAGCCCAAAGAACTGTTTTTCTCCAGTGATTTATGTGCTATTGTGGAGCATACTAAGAATTATTTAGCTATTGAAGATAATGAAATAGTTCATATTAAGGTACTTTTGAAGTGATTTCTTTGTTTGAATGCATCATTAATTGTTTCTTTGCCTTTTTTTACAACTTCCCTTTTTCTTAATCAGTCTTGCCTGGGAAATTTGCTTTTATCAACTTCGGTCTATTCACTCTTCATCGCTACTATTTTCACCATTGTTTCCCCACTTTTTACAATGACTGAAAAATAAAACATTGAGATGCATATATGTGCAGCAGTTGTTGTTTCTTTGACAAAGCTTACACTTCACAATTTATGTCCTTCCCAAGTTCTGAAAATTGTAAATGTTGCAGGATGGTAGCGTGTCTATCCTTAAGTTTGACCATGACAAAGAGAAGCCAGCGTCTGTAAAACGAGCATTATCTGTTCTTGAGATGGAAGTTGAACAAATAAAGAAAGGAAGCTATGACCACTTCATGCAAAAAGAAATCCATGAACAACCACATTCACTGACAACAACAATGAGGGGTAGACTGAAGGATGGTGGAGTTCTTTTGGGTGGACTGAAGGAGCACCTTAAAACAATCAGACGCAGTAGAAGGGTAGTCTTTATTGGCTGTGGCACTAGTTATAATGCTGCGTTAGCTGCGAGAACTTTTGTGGAAGAACTAACCGGTGAGTCAAATCAATGTCCAACTGCATTGTCCTTGTATGGAAATTTTAGAAATCATCAGTGCAATAGGTACTTTGCTAGTAGTCTTTAAACATATGTTTCTCCCTTGTGTTATTTTGGCCATAGGTATTCCTGTGACTATGGAGGTTGCAAGTGACTTGCTGGACAGGCAAGGCCCTATCTACAGAGAAGACACTGCAGTTTTTGTTAGCCAGTCAGGGGAGACAGCAGATACCCTCCTTGCTCTTGATTATGCACTAGAAAACGGAGCACTTTGTGTTGGCATAACAAACACTGTTGGAAGCACACTCTCAAGAAGAACTCACTGTGGAATTCATATCAACGCTGGTTGTGAGATTGGTGTTGCTAGCACCAAGGTAAACTTTTGTCATTCTCATCTTGCATAGGTTCAGTTTTTTGGCATCTTGTTCCTTAGTTAACATCTCTGAAATCCATGCAGGCATACACCAGTCAAATTGTAGTCATGGCAATGCTGGCATTGGCTATTGGATCTGACCAAATATCCACTCAACCTAGAAGGGAAGCTATCATCAGTGGTCTTTCCAGTCTCCCAGGTATGTCTTGTTGGTTTAACAATGTACCATGCACCTCAAGAAAAATGTTATTTCTTGTTGACGTTTTCAAATGACGCGTGTAATGTCACTATGCAGGCCATGCCAGTGAAGTTCTGAAACTTGATTCTGAAATGAAGGAACTTGCCTCTTCGTTGATCGACTCGGAGTCCCTCCTTGTGTTTGGAAGAGGTTACAACTATGCCACTGCCTTGGAGGGTGCCCTCAAAGTTAAGGAGGTTGCACTGATGCACAGTGAAGGCATGTTTGCTGGTGAGATGAAACATGGGCCGCTAGCACTAGTTGATGAAAACCTTCCAATCATCGTCATTGCAACACGTGATGCATGCTTCAGGTATTTGCTTTGAACAGAGCTTAGTCAATTTTCATCTCAGCAGGGAAAATTCGTGAACTGTTTTCCTCGTCCTGCAGTAAGCAACAGTCAGTGATCCAGCAGCTCCTTTCTCGTAAGGGGCGTCTGATTATCATGTGCTCAAAGGGAGATGCATCCGCTGTCAGCCCCAGTGGATCTTGCAGAGTGATTGAAGTTCCACAGGTTGCTGATTGTCTCCAGCCAGTGATCAATATTATTCCATTACAGGTTCGTCCAAAACTGTATTATCTTTTTTTTCTCCAA encodes:
- the LOC124652445 gene encoding glutamine--fructose-6-phosphate aminotransferase [isomerizing] 1-like, which translates into the protein MCGIFAYLNYNVSRERRYILEVLLNGLRRLEYRGYDSSGIAVDADLLSSAAAPYAGAAPLVYRQEGKIENLVRSVYSEVDENEVNLDAAFNVHAGIAHTRWATHGVPAPRNSHPQSSGAGDEFLVVHNGIITNYEVLKETLIRHGFTFESDTDTEVIPKLAKFVFDKAHDEEGDVTFIEVVNEVMRQLEGAYALIFKSPHYPNELIACKRGSTLILGVNELSGQKIGKSFHDVKALTANGKPKELFFSSDLCAIVEHTKNYLAIEDNEIVHIKDGSVSILKFDHDKEKPASVKRALSVLEMEVEQIKKGSYDHFMQKEIHEQPHSLTTTMRGRLKDGGVLLGGLKEHLKTIRRSRRVVFIGCGTSYNAALAARTFVEELTGIPVTMEVASDLLDRQGPIYREDTAVFVSQSGETADTLLALDYALENGALCVGITNTVGSTLSRRTHCGIHINAGCEIGVASTKAYTSQIVVMAMLALAIGSDQISTQPRREAIISGLSSLPGHASEVLKLDSEMKELASSLIDSESLLVFGRGYNYATALEGALKVKEVALMHSEGMFAGEMKHGPLALVDENLPIIVIATRDACFSKQQSVIQQLLSRKGRLIIMCSKGDASAVSPSGSCRVIEVPQVADCLQPVINIIPLQLLAYHLTVLRGFDVDQPRNLAKSVTTQ